One window of Aerococcus tenax genomic DNA carries:
- a CDS encoding carbohydrate ABC transporter permease, whose amino-acid sequence MQTRGKWSASNVIWTIIFILIVIIWLMPILFALGTSLRRLPDVYDNVLAFIPLQPVFDNYIKLMDRLPLLRIVMNTFTIATTVTVAKLVISFLAAYAFVYFDFRAKKSSYFLFISSIFIPFTVTMIPNYLMINRMGLGDNIFGVVFPLVADATGILLMNQAMRNIPYSLIEVAKLDNISDWRIMKDIILPLIRPQLTSTGIWFFINSWNEFVWPSLFLKTEENFTLPLALQLFMSAEGGTDFTVAMAISVITMSIPLLLYLVFQKYIIGTFTSAGIK is encoded by the coding sequence ATGCAAACTAGGGGCAAATGGAGCGCAAGTAATGTCATTTGGACCATTATCTTCATCCTGATCGTGATCATTTGGTTAATGCCAATCTTATTTGCATTGGGAACCTCACTGAGACGACTCCCGGATGTTTATGACAATGTCCTAGCCTTTATCCCTTTGCAACCGGTCTTTGATAACTACATCAAGTTGATGGACCGCTTACCACTACTTAGGATCGTGATGAATACCTTTACCATCGCCACGACTGTAACGGTGGCTAAGTTAGTGATTTCCTTCTTAGCTGCCTATGCCTTTGTCTACTTTGACTTTAGAGCGAAGAAATCATCCTATTTTCTCTTTATTTCTTCCATCTTTATTCCCTTTACGGTAACCATGATTCCTAACTACCTCATGATTAACCGGATGGGACTGGGAGACAATATTTTTGGGGTAGTCTTCCCCTTAGTTGCTGATGCGACCGGGATCTTATTGATGAACCAAGCCATGCGGAATATCCCGTATTCACTGATTGAAGTGGCCAAGTTAGATAATATCTCTGACTGGCGGATTATGAAGGATATCATCTTACCCTTGATTCGTCCGCAATTGACCTCGACGGGGATTTGGTTCTTTATCAATTCCTGGAATGAATTTGTATGGCCATCCCTCTTCTTAAAAACCGAAGAAAACTTTACCCTACCACTGGCCTTACAACTCTTTATGTCGGCAGAAGGTGGTACTGACTTTACCGTTGCCATGGCAATATCAGTGATTACCATGAGTATCCCGCTATTACTCTATCTGGTATTCCAAAAATACATTATCGGTACCTTCACCTCAGCCGGTATTAAATAG
- a CDS encoding ABC transporter substrate-binding protein → MSLKNRIFKGAMALLAGLSLAACGNGGSESASNNGGGDGPIEIEYWHGNADTQGGQQVKELVDKFNESQDEVHVTPVYNEGLYVGLMKNLQTQAAAKKYPAVVQIGWAYREYFDENFESMKPAELIDNYAAEEDKDYMDTKFHDEFTNLAKNLEGEVLGFPYSASTAVIFVNEDLLAEAGVNPDEIKTYEDLFEAAKTVKDKTGKYGLNIDQSNDNWTSQQLIESNGGKVVTDDGKTAIGSDEAVEAMGLWAEGIEEGYVFNGQTADGQQSFITGDVAMTNSTIAQRGNITRNASFNAKAIPLPSFGDKERAIPAGGSFLAVTAQDEAEQEASWKFIKFLFEPDNIAIWDEGTGYLPPTTDATENETLKKLIEEDQMYQTSYGQMEDLVPFSSFPGTNGLQASEKFRDARDRIFTGVSASEELPKAEDEINELLN, encoded by the coding sequence ATGTCATTAAAAAATAGAATCTTCAAGGGAGCCATGGCACTCTTGGCTGGACTCTCCCTTGCAGCCTGTGGCAATGGGGGTTCAGAATCCGCAAGTAACAATGGTGGGGGCGACGGCCCGATTGAAATTGAATATTGGCATGGTAATGCTGATACCCAAGGGGGCCAACAGGTCAAAGAACTCGTGGATAAATTCAATGAATCCCAAGATGAAGTTCACGTGACCCCTGTGTATAATGAAGGTTTATACGTTGGTTTGATGAAGAACCTCCAAACCCAAGCAGCAGCCAAGAAATACCCTGCTGTGGTTCAAATTGGTTGGGCTTACCGGGAATACTTCGATGAGAACTTTGAATCCATGAAGCCTGCTGAGTTAATTGATAACTATGCAGCTGAAGAAGATAAAGACTATATGGACACCAAGTTCCATGATGAGTTCACTAACCTCGCTAAGAACTTAGAAGGGGAAGTTCTCGGATTCCCTTACTCCGCTTCTACTGCGGTTATCTTCGTCAATGAAGACCTCCTTGCAGAAGCTGGCGTCAACCCAGATGAAATCAAGACCTATGAAGACTTATTTGAAGCGGCTAAAACCGTTAAAGATAAAACCGGGAAATATGGTTTAAACATCGACCAATCCAACGACAACTGGACTTCCCAACAATTAATTGAATCCAACGGGGGTAAAGTGGTTACTGATGACGGTAAGACAGCCATCGGTTCTGATGAAGCTGTTGAAGCTATGGGGCTATGGGCAGAAGGTATTGAAGAAGGTTATGTCTTTAATGGACAAACTGCTGACGGCCAACAATCATTCATTACTGGTGACGTGGCTATGACTAACTCCACCATTGCCCAACGTGGTAACATTACCCGTAATGCCAGCTTTAATGCTAAAGCTATCCCACTACCAAGCTTTGGGGACAAGGAACGCGCCATTCCTGCTGGGGGTTCCTTCTTAGCGGTAACTGCTCAAGACGAAGCCGAACAAGAAGCTTCCTGGAAATTTATTAAATTCCTCTTTGAACCAGACAATATCGCTATTTGGGACGAAGGGACTGGGTACCTCCCACCAACGACCGATGCGACTGAAAATGAAACCTTGAAGAAATTGATTGAAGAAGATCAAATGTATCAAACCTCATATGGTCAAATGGAAGACTTAGTACCGTTCTCATCCTTCCCAGGGACCAATGGCTTACAAGCTTCTGAGAAATTCAGAGATGCCCGTGACCGGATCTTTACTGGCGTGTCTGCTTCTGAAGAACTGCCTAAAGCAGAAGATGAAATTAATGAATTATTAAACTAG
- a CDS encoding carbohydrate ABC transporter permease, whose product MKERYKPLWYLLPAILIFGIFVAWPTLYTLYLSFFEWNMVSPKKTFVGFDNYITLFTDPLTYKILWNTVVYILILLVVNFAVPYVIAFVLHFLIPKFKDFFKSAFFLPSFISMVVGSIVYNWILNPTSGPVAKLLGFVGINLPNWSTSQSLVIVVICYITAWKVFGYNFITLYAAISGIDNEVIESARLDKIPSWRVFKDIVVPMSSSTGLYVFIMTIVTGLQYVYTPISVITSGGPDNASSNLIYESYKNAFVLFQTGYSAAMSIVTLLLFSILLFLNFKFSERGVYYAN is encoded by the coding sequence ATGAAAGAGCGTTATAAACCGCTATGGTATCTACTACCAGCCATTCTCATATTTGGTATATTTGTAGCTTGGCCTACACTCTATACTTTATATTTGAGTTTCTTTGAATGGAATATGGTCAGTCCTAAGAAGACCTTTGTCGGCTTTGACAATTACATCACTTTGTTTACTGACCCTCTAACTTATAAGATCCTATGGAATACCGTGGTCTATATTCTTATCTTGTTGGTTGTTAACTTTGCTGTTCCTTATGTGATTGCCTTTGTACTCCATTTCTTAATTCCAAAATTCAAAGACTTCTTTAAATCCGCATTTTTCCTACCTTCATTTATTTCAATGGTGGTTGGATCAATCGTTTACAACTGGATCCTGAATCCAACCTCAGGACCAGTGGCTAAATTATTAGGCTTTGTTGGGATTAACCTCCCTAATTGGTCAACCTCCCAAAGCCTGGTGATTGTGGTCATTTGTTATATTACCGCTTGGAAGGTTTTTGGTTATAACTTTATTACTCTCTATGCGGCGATTTCAGGGATTGATAATGAAGTCATTGAAAGCGCGCGTTTGGATAAAATTCCTTCCTGGCGCGTCTTCAAGGACATTGTTGTCCCCATGTCCTCCTCAACCGGTTTATACGTATTCATTATGACCATTGTTACCGGTCTCCAATACGTCTATACCCCAATCTCAGTGATTACTTCCGGAGGACCGGACAACGCCTCATCCAACTTGATTTATGAGTCCTATAAGAATGCCTTTGTTCTTTTCCAAACCGGCTATTCGGCAGCCATGTCCATAGTGACCTTGCTACTCTTTTCTATCTTACTGTTCTTGAACTTCAAGTTCAGCGAAAGGGGTGTCTACTATGCAAACTAG
- a CDS encoding ABC transporter ATP-binding protein — MTRILLDNIKKAYGDTVIMEDMSFSVEEGERLVLLGPSGCGKSTILRMIAGFEEITDGNLMFDEQKVNEVAPGDRNVAMVFQNYALYPHMNVYDNITYGLKVNKVPKDRIDNRVNEVVDALDLEKYLQRKPAELSGGQRQRVALARATVKDSDVFLLDEPLSNLDAKLRVSARESLVDIHRRYQQTMIYVTHDQIEAMTFADRIALLNFGELQQIDSPENIYHTPANIFTARFIGNPPMNIFDNSSYKDGRLFIHEQSAPLAPEWVEYIEAGNYRNLKVGIRPEAIKVTVNPTETTFTGVVSHVENQGANYANYVDIAGEPMVVLTQIRLADPGDPIYMEFEKYDLHFFDVDTTNSIGYPENILNAKRLSAGQKPLPIGAEDHKVPTANKK, encoded by the coding sequence ATGACTAGAATCTTATTAGATAACATCAAAAAAGCTTATGGCGATACCGTCATCATGGAAGACATGAGCTTCTCAGTTGAAGAGGGTGAACGTTTAGTTCTACTCGGCCCATCTGGTTGTGGGAAGTCCACCATCTTACGGATGATTGCCGGCTTTGAAGAAATTACGGATGGTAATTTGATGTTTGACGAACAAAAAGTGAATGAAGTGGCTCCTGGAGACCGTAATGTAGCCATGGTTTTCCAAAACTATGCCCTTTATCCCCATATGAATGTTTACGACAACATCACTTATGGCCTTAAGGTTAACAAGGTCCCCAAAGACCGAATCGATAACCGGGTTAATGAAGTAGTGGATGCCTTAGACTTAGAAAAATACTTACAACGTAAACCCGCCGAATTATCTGGTGGGCAACGGCAACGGGTAGCCCTAGCCCGCGCCACAGTTAAAGATAGTGATGTCTTTCTTTTAGACGAACCCCTATCTAACTTGGATGCTAAGTTACGGGTCTCTGCCCGTGAATCCTTGGTGGATATCCATAGACGTTATCAACAAACCATGATTTACGTAACTCACGACCAAATCGAGGCCATGACCTTTGCTGACCGGATTGCCTTACTGAACTTTGGGGAATTACAGCAAATCGATTCACCGGAAAATATTTACCATACCCCGGCTAATATCTTTACCGCCCGCTTTATTGGGAACCCACCGATGAATATCTTTGATAACAGTTCCTATAAGGATGGCCGACTCTTTATCCATGAGCAATCGGCACCACTAGCCCCTGAATGGGTAGAATATATTGAAGCAGGTAACTACCGCAACCTCAAAGTGGGGATTCGTCCAGAAGCGATCAAGGTGACTGTGAATCCTACCGAGACCACCTTCACTGGGGTAGTCAGCCATGTTGAGAACCAAGGGGCTAACTACGCTAACTATGTGGATATCGCTGGCGAACCCATGGTGGTCTTAACCCAAATCCGCCTGGCTGATCCAGGGGACCCGATTTATATGGAATTTGAAAAATATGACTTACATTTCTTTGATGTCGATACCACGAATTCCATTGGCTACCCAGAAAATATTCTTAATGCCAAGCGCTTATCTGCTGGTCAAAAACCACTACCAATCGGAGCAGAAGATCACAAAGTCCCAACAGCTAATAAAAAATAA